ACATCTTTTTTAACAGATGCTTCAAATACAGGAATATTTATATCATTTTGTCTTAAAAGACCCGCTTCTAATTTGAACTTTTCTCCTGGTTTTCCAACAGGTACATTCATCATGGTTTTGTATCTCGTAGAATTTTTAAATAAGGAATCTTTTACGGGAACATAGCCTAATATATCAACTATAACAATTTCTTTAGTTGTATCTACTCCGTAGCGCTTAGTTAATTCTTGATCAATAACAACAGAGTCACGACGTTGAGTAATGGTGAATTTAGCCGTTTCAATAAATTTAACCAACTCGTCAAAACTATCGGTAAACTTTCCGTTTACTTGTTTGTAAGCTAACTCAGAATCTCTAATATCTATTAAATTCTTAATTACTTGAGCGTAACGCTTATTCTTTTCTTGATTAAATAAAATAGGTGTATAAACAGACATGTATGTTTGGTAGCCTAGAAAAGCTATTAAAACCCACAGCGCTATATTTATAACGGGCTTGAATTTTGAAGGTATGTATTTATCAACTAACTTAACCAAGCCAATTGTAAGCAGTATAGCTGCCACAGCAATAAGAATAAATTTCAACATAATCGTTTTTTAATTTAAATAGTTTGTTAAAGGTCTTTCGCAAATCTACAATTTTTTTTTAATCGTAAAAATCTATTATCGGTAAAAATCATTTCTATCTTTGAATAATTTATAATTTGTAAGTATTAATGACTTCATCCGAATTTTATTCCCTTATAAAACAGCAGTTTCCATTTCAACCCACCATAAAACAAAATATTGTTTTGCAACAACTAGCAGAATTTATTTTTAATAAGGCTCCAAACACACTTTATCTGCTTAAAGGCTATGCGGGTACAGGTAAAACTACCATTGTTGGCACCATAGTTAATAATTTATGGAAAGCAAAAAGAAGTGCTGTATTAATGGCTCCAACAGGTAGAGCGGCGAAAGTAATCTCTAATTATTCCGGAAAAGAAGCCTTTACCATTCATAAAAAAATATATTTTCCAAAAAAAGAAAAGGGCGGAGGCGTTTCATTTGTATTGCAACCCAATAAGCATAAGAATACTATTTTTATCGTAGATGAAGCCTCTATGATTCCAGATACACCTGGAGATTCAAAATTATTTGAAAATGGCTCGTTGTTAGACGATTTAATGCAATATGTATATTCTGGTCATCAATGTAAATTACTTTTAATAGGGGATACAGCACAATTACCACCGGTAAAGTTAGATTTAAGTCCAGCCCTAGATGAAAATACCTTGGCTTTAAATTATAATAAAGAAGTAACTAGAATGGAATTGGATGAAGTCGTGAGGCAAGAACAAGATTCTGGAATTCTAGCAAATGCTACAGTATTGCGTGAAGCATTATCAAATGGTATAAATGATGCGTTTAAATTCGATTTAGCAGACTTTAAGGACATTGTAAGACTTATTGATGGATATGAAATCATGGATGCTATAAACGATGCTTATAGCGATTTAGGAAATGAAGAAACAGCCATAATTGTTCGTAGTAACAAGCGTGCTAATTTGTACAACCAACAAATAAGGAATCGTATTTTATTTAATGAAAGCGAATTGTCTACAGGCGATTATTTGATGGTTGTTAAGAATAATTATTTTTGGATTAAGCCTACTACCGAAGCAGGTTTTATAGCTAATGGTGATATTATTGAGGTACTTGAAATTTTTAGTATTATAGAATTATATGGGTTTCGCTTCGCGGAAGTTAAAGTACGTATGGTTGATTACCCAAAAATGCCTCCTTTTGAAACAGTTTTGTTATTAGACACTATCGAATCTGAAACACCTTCATTATCCTATGAAGACTCGAATAGATTGTACCAAGAAGTCATGAAAGATTTTGAAAGTGAAACGAGCAATTACAAAAAGTTTTTAAAAGTAAAAGCAAGCAAACATTTTAATGCATTGCAGGTTAAATTCTCGTATGCTATAACCTGTCATAAATCACAGGGAGGTCAGTGGAACACAGTGTTTGTAGAACAACCTTATTTACCCAATGGAATCGATAAGGAATATTTACGTTGGCTTTACACAGCTGTTACAAGAGCCAAAGAGAAATTGTATCTTATTGGTTTTAAAGATGTTTTTTTTGAAGAGCCTCAAGGTTATTAATGCAATATGTTTTGTAATAGGCTTTATATTTAATATCTAGAAAAAGATGGTTATTGAAAATTTGTATCTTTAAAGTCTAAAATTGATGCATGTATAAAAAGGTATCTATAATCTTGATCGTGTTTTTTTTGCTAAGTTGTGAAAAGAACAAAATTCCTTTTGAAGAAAACTATACGTGGCAAGAACTTAAAGTTACTGCATCGGCGTATAATTCACTTAAAAATCAAACCGATTCCAACCCACATATTACAGCCTTTGGAGATAGTTTAAAACCAGGATTAAATTACATAGCTGTTTCTAGAGATTTGTACCGAAAAGGTTTAAAACGCGATACTCCAGTAAAAATAAACGGGTTTGATAGTATTTTTTTTGTAAAAGATAAAATGCATTCGCGTTGGAAAAATAAAATTGATATTTATATGGGAGTTGACGTAAAAGCGGCAAGAAAATGGGGAAAAAAAAAGGTCTCAATTTCTTATGGAATATTGAAACCTCTAGATAGTATCAAAAAATAAAATTTATTTTGTTACCACTTCTATAAGTGCAAAAGGATATGCTTCTCTCACTTTTTTTAATTCTTTATTCGTTAATTTATCTGCAGATTTTTTGAGTATTTTATCAGAATAAGTGTTTCTTAGTTCGTAATATGCTTTTGTTATTTCATTTTGAACAAGAATAAACTGTTTGTAAGATGTTTGTTTTCCGTTTTCTAAAGAAATAACAGCTTCTTTTGGATTTTTTGACGCATTCAAAGTTTTTTCTCCAGTGCAGTATGTGCAACTTCCATCAGCATTATTATCAATAAAGTTTTTGGTAATATCTTTTAAAGCTTCAATGGAAATGATCTCTTTTCCAACCATTATTTCATCCTCATTATTAATTACAATGCGTAACATATTATTTTCGTTAACAGAACTGATACAATCTATTCCAGGTGGACACGCTTCGGGTAAAACTCTATTAATCCCTTCATCAGAAGAAATGGTTGCAGTAACTAAAAAGAAAATGAGCAATAAAAATGCAATATCTGCCATAGAGCCTGCATTTACTTCGGGCATTAATTTTGAATGTCTCATGTGTATGGTTTTAATTCTTAATATAATGGATACCTCACAAAAACAATACCGTAAGCAATACAATATCACGTATTTATAAATGCTATCTGAATATTAGTGATTAGAAAGTAGAGAATCGTGATTGAAATTCTGCTTTAGGAACGGTTTTTGTTAAATGAATGTGAAATTAAGTGGCTTATAAAGGTCTTTTTAAGATAAAAAAATATCTTTGATACTAAGTAAGCCTTTTTTAATATAAACCCAAAACTATTTTATAAAACTGATGAAGCTATTTTTATCATTTTTTATCTTATTCACCACATCATTTTTTGCTAGCGCTCAAATAGATAGTAGAAATAGATCTACAGCTATACCTGCGGTTGAAAGTAAGAAGGAAGTCGATAATACTCCAAAAATAATACCTTCTCAACCCAATAATACAAACAATGCCACCTTTGGAAGTTTAAATGTACCTAATTTGTCAACGGGTATTGAGGCACCTAAAAAGGAGTTTTCTTTATTTGGTGAAAAATTTGGAAACCCAGGAGAACTTTATACAAAACAGTTAAATAATCAGTTAGCCAATACAAAATTAACACCAAAAGAAGTTGAAGAACGAAATGGCAGTTCAACCGATCAATATCTTGGTGATTTTAAAAGTAATGCAAAATTTGTAAATATTTCGTATCGCGATCATGGATATGTTGATGGCGATTTAATTCAGGTTTTAGTAAACGACGATGTTGTTCAAGCCAGAGTGTTTTTAAATGGTGGCTTTAGCGGCTTTAAACTCGACTTGCAAAAAGGTTTTAATAAGATTGATTTTTTAGCTCTAAATCAAGGTCAATCTGGGCCAAATACAGCCGAGTTTCGAGTGATCGACGATATGGGTAATTTAGTATCTGCCAATCAATGGAATCTCGCTACGGGGGTAAAAGCTACTATTATTGTTGTTAAGGAATAGTTTTAATATACGATCTTATCAATCAACTTCAATTCGTCCTCAGAAAAACTCAAGTTATCTAAAGCTTTTACATTTTCTTTAAGTTGATTAGTAGAACTGGCGCCAATTAAAACCGATGCTACTTGCGGCTGTCTTAAAATCCAAGCAATCGCCATCTGTGATAATTTTTGACCACGTTCTTGTGCGATCTCATTTAAAAGCTGTACTTTTTCTAGATTACTAGTTACAGTATCTACATTCAAATAGGTTAAATCTTTAGCAGCTCTAGAATCTTTAGGAATACCTTTTAAATATTTATCAGTAAGCATCCCTTGTGCTAAAGGTGAAAAGGCGATGCAGCCCACACCGTTTTGGTTTAAAGCATTTAAAAGACCATCTTCAACCCAACGATCCAACATAGAATAACGTGCCTGGTGTAATATAAATGGGACATCTAAACGTTTTAAAATAGCAGCAGCTTCTTGGGTTTCTTTAGGTTGATAATTGGAAATACCGATATACAAAGCTTTTCCTTGGCGAACCATATCAGCTAAAGCGCCCATGGTTTCCTCTAAAGGTGTATCGGGGTCTGGTCTGTGATGATAAAAGATATCAACATAATCCAATCCCATACGCTTCAAACTTTGGTCTATGCTTGAAATTAAATATTTTCTAGAACCAAAATTGCCATAAGGCCCTGGCCACATATCATAACCAGCTTTACTGGCTATAAATAATTCATCTCTATAATTTTTGAAATCCTTTTTAAAAATAGTTCCGAAATTTTCTTCCGCAGAACCAAATGGAGGGCCATAATTATTTGCTAAATCAAAATGAGTAATGCCTAAATCGAATGCACATCTTAATACCTCTCTACCATTTTGTATGTTATCAACAAACCCAAAGTTATGCCATAAACCAAGTGAAATAGCGGGCAAAAGAACACCGCTTTTTCCTGTTCTATTGTAGGTCATACTTTCATAGCGTTGCGAACTTGCTAAATACTCTTTGACTCCAGATTTATCGTTAATTTGCATAAAAAAAAATTAAGAGGTAAAGATATAAATTACTTTTTGAGTAAAACTCATAAATAAAAAAAGCCCTTCAAATAATTTCCAAAGGGCTTTTTAAATGTTTTACTAATCTTTAAAGGGCTTTTGATTTACTTTTTTAAATGCTTTGCAAAAAAGCCCATCATAGCTTTGTAAAGAGCTATTGAGTTCTCTTCTTTTGCAAATCCATGACCTTCGTCGTATTTAACCATATATGGGACATCAAAGCCTTTAGCACGCAAACCACTTACAATTTGATCGGACTCGTTAATATTTACTCTAGGATCATTAGCCCCTTGAACTACAAAAAGCGGTTTCTTTATTTTATCGATATGAAATACGGGAGATACTTCTTCCATAATAACTTTTTCTTCAGGAATGTCAGAATCATACCAAATCTCTTTTACAATTTCTGTGTAAGGCTTCCAATACTCTGGAAACGAATCAAAGAAGGTAAAGATGTTTGACACGCCCACATAGTCTACACCACATGCATATAAATCGGGGGTTTTTGTAAGCCCTCGTAGAACCGCATAACCACCGTGACTTCCGCCATAAATAGCAGCATTATCTTTATCTACCCAACCTTCGTTTATTACGTATTGAAGCCCGTCTTCAACGTCATCCATGGCTTTTCTACCAATTTGTTTGAACCCTGATTCTAAAAATTCTTTTCCATAACCTCCCGATATTCTAAAATTTACTTGTAATGTGGCATAACCACGGCTTGCAAATAGTTGTGCTTCAGGGTTAAAACCCCAAGAATCTCTAATGCCTTGTGGTCCACCATGTGGATTTACAATTACGGGAACCTTTTTTCCATTAAGAGCTTCTTTTGGTAGGGTAATGTAACCGTAAATTGTTTTTCCGTCTCTGCTTTTAAAGGTTATGGGTCGCATTTCTGCCATATCTTTTTCAATAAGATTTGGCATTAAATCATATAATAATTTGAAGGTGTCTTTCTTGGCATCGTATGAGTAATAGGTGCCGTATAATTTATCACTTTGGATAAAAATTAAATACTTACTTTCATCATCAGTTACATCTGCAATCGAATAATT
The genomic region above belongs to Mariniflexile litorale and contains:
- a CDS encoding ATP-binding domain-containing protein gives rise to the protein MTSSEFYSLIKQQFPFQPTIKQNIVLQQLAEFIFNKAPNTLYLLKGYAGTGKTTIVGTIVNNLWKAKRSAVLMAPTGRAAKVISNYSGKEAFTIHKKIYFPKKEKGGGVSFVLQPNKHKNTIFIVDEASMIPDTPGDSKLFENGSLLDDLMQYVYSGHQCKLLLIGDTAQLPPVKLDLSPALDENTLALNYNKEVTRMELDEVVRQEQDSGILANATVLREALSNGINDAFKFDLADFKDIVRLIDGYEIMDAINDAYSDLGNEETAIIVRSNKRANLYNQQIRNRILFNESELSTGDYLMVVKNNYFWIKPTTEAGFIANGDIIEVLEIFSIIELYGFRFAEVKVRMVDYPKMPPFETVLLLDTIESETPSLSYEDSNRLYQEVMKDFESETSNYKKFLKVKASKHFNALQVKFSYAITCHKSQGGQWNTVFVEQPYLPNGIDKEYLRWLYTAVTRAKEKLYLIGFKDVFFEEPQGY
- a CDS encoding biopolymer transporter ExbD, producing the protein MRHSKLMPEVNAGSMADIAFLLLIFFLVTATISSDEGINRVLPEACPPGIDCISSVNENNMLRIVINNEDEIMVGKEIISIEALKDITKNFIDNNADGSCTYCTGEKTLNASKNPKEAVISLENGKQTSYKQFILVQNEITKAYYELRNTYSDKILKKSADKLTNKELKKVREAYPFALIEVVTK
- the mgrA gene encoding L-glyceraldehyde 3-phosphate reductase, with the translated sequence MQINDKSGVKEYLASSQRYESMTYNRTGKSGVLLPAISLGLWHNFGFVDNIQNGREVLRCAFDLGITHFDLANNYGPPFGSAEENFGTIFKKDFKNYRDELFIASKAGYDMWPGPYGNFGSRKYLISSIDQSLKRMGLDYVDIFYHHRPDPDTPLEETMGALADMVRQGKALYIGISNYQPKETQEAAAILKRLDVPFILHQARYSMLDRWVEDGLLNALNQNGVGCIAFSPLAQGMLTDKYLKGIPKDSRAAKDLTYLNVDTVTSNLEKVQLLNEIAQERGQKLSQMAIAWILRQPQVASVLIGASSTNQLKENVKALDNLSFSEDELKLIDKIVY